ACGGCTCTGTGAAACTCCTGCCGTATTCCGCTGAGCCAATTTTAGGCGCTCTGGCATCTCGGTCGGGCGGCGAGACGCCGGTGATTCCCTAAAGTTGCTGGCTTACGAGGCATAATCTCAAGAGGATAGTAATAATCGGTCAGTGGCTACCGCGAACTAAATTCATTAAGGTGGGAGACTTTGTAGGGCGTGAGCGATCGTCCCAGAATTGCCCTAGAATTCTGGGCACCGAGAGTAATTATGACTTGGTGGTGCCCCCGACCTACGGGAGCGTAAGCGGGGATGGGCAGCGCGATTCAATCGAACACTTTGCGGATCGCGTCTTGTTGAGTGGACGGGTATCGACCTAAGATCCCGCGACGGCGTGCTATACCGTGACTCGGCGGTTCGTTTCAGCGATATCACCGACGGGACTTCGCAAACGCTGCTCGCCGGCGAGCGGCCCCCGAGTCCGGATTTCCAGTACGGTTGGTGGTACACCGGACTCGGGCAGTTGCGTACCGGGTCGCTCGATATGGTCCTCGGCGTCAACGAGGCAAATCGCATGGCCTCCGTCTTCGACCTGTGCCCACCCGGGCATTATTCCTTCCAACAGGGGCGGCTCGACAATCCCTGCGACCGTTTCCACCTCTGGAGCCCCCACCCGTCTGGGGCAAATTTCGCGTTTGCCGACGGCTCCGTGAAGTTTCTCGGATACTCTGCAGCCCCTGCCCTACCTGCCCTCTCAACACGGGCCGCGGGAGATTCGGTCCCTGCCTTCGATTGACCAGCACTTCTGGTACGATCGCTTTCGTCTTAGGGCAGCAGACATAGCCCTGTCTTGCTTCCCTATTCATTTCGCTTTGCTAAAGCGACGGGCAGGTAAAACTGTACCGCGGATTCGCCCCCCTTTCAGCAAGCAACTCCCTTCCGAAATAATGCCGATTTGAAAACCGGAAATACCGACATAGCTACCCGGGTTCGGTTTGGTACAATTTTGGTGCAGTTTGTGGCCGTTTCAGCCCAACGCGACGAAAACTCGCGACATGGTGGGACTGGCCAAAAATCCTTGAAAATTGAGGGTAAACAACGTCAATTAGGGGTGTTTGCAGTGCGGGTGATTTGGCAGACACACTAGATTCAGGTTCTAGTTCCCGAAAGGGAGTGGAGGTTCAAGTCCTCTCTTCCGCATTCATGATGAGTCAAAAGATCCCGTGGCCGAACAGCCGCGGGATCTTTTTGCGCGCTGATCGAGTACCCGTCGTTTTGTGTTCGGCGATCGCTTCAAAAATACGCGCATTTCAGGGTGCCCCTGTAGATTTTGGCGTTTGGGATTTGGCACGCGATTTATGCTGCGACCCAGAGCGTATTCCAATCGGGCGTGTCGATCAACGCGGCCAATTCCACCAGCGGGCCGACGTGGGCGACCTTCCACTTCGCCCCGGTCTGCTTCAGACGCCGGTTGACGAACTGCGTGATCGACCCTTCCACCAGCCCGCTGCCAATGCTCCGGCCTCGGGCCAGACGAGAGGCATACTCGAGTCGCGTCGCGTGCGGCAGCAGATACGCGGCCAGACCGATCAGCGGTTCGCCATCCGCCCCCGCCGGCAACTCGCCGAACCGATCCGCGATCCACGTTTCGATCCCGACCTTGCCCTGGCCCAGCAACGCCCGCCGGCCGGTGGCGATCCGCTCGGCCGCGGCCGACGGCTCGGTCCAGATGGCCTTCACCGCGTCCGCCACATGCGCGATGGCGTGGAAGGCATCCAGGACCCCGGCCGCCTGGGGGACGACAGCCGCGCTCAGATTCCAGATCCACTCGGCCCCGTCGCCCAGGACCGTGATGTCGGCGGCGGTCGTGACATTCAGTCGATCCGACTCGGCCCGCACCCGTCCGGCGAACGCACTCGCTTCTTCAATCGCGGCGACCACTGCGCGGACCGACGGGGTAGGAAGTGTCCGGTCCTTCCACTGGTCCAACCCCACCGGCGGCCCCGCTTTCCGCCGGCAAAAGACGGCCAGTTTGACGTCCCGCCAGCCCGTGTCGGTGTTGACCTTACCGGCGTCGATGGCGACTTCGAGGTCGCCGGGTGCCCGGGCCATACGTTCGTCGTCGGTCCGCGTCTCGCGGTGAGCCGTGGCGCGACGGGCGGCCGCGTGCGTGAGCTGGCGGATGACCTCATCGTCGAGGTGCCAACCGCACAATTCCCGCAGGGTTTGCTGAGCGTGGGCGAACGAATCCCGGGTGCCGGCGAACACGGCCATGCGCTCGGCGGCCGGGCTCACGTACCCGTCGATGCCGAGGGTGTCGTCGGCGAGGAAGTGTCCGCCATCGGCCGTGGTGGTGTACTGCCGACCGAAGCGGAGGGTGCCGAGGGCGGTCAAAATCCAACGGGTATGCCGCCCCTTGCGGCGGTGGCCGGGAACTTTTTTTGGGCGTCGGTCGTGTCGGCCCGGGTCTGGAGGGCAGCGGCGAGGGTCTCGCGGAGGAGCTGTCGCCCGCCGCTCAGGGCGAGTTGCTCGCAGACCGCCAGGACGGTCCCGTGTTCGGCGGTTTGCGCCAGTTGGTTCAGGTTCTGGACGCAGGCGATGGCCTGTTCAAAAGCCATCCGTTCCGCATCCGTCTGGTACTCGATCGTGAGCGTCGGCATCCTTGCCTCCGAAAACGGGAACCGGGGGCAAAACTGATACCCGAAACCGCCCGCCAAAATCTACAGCGGCACCCCCGCATTTCACTTCGGCTTCCGCGGACTCCTCGGATTGGGTATACACCGCCTGTTGCGGGGTCGGCCCGCCTGTGGTTCGGTCGCAAGGAGGCGCCCGTATGTCGTCCCGGTTCGTTCTGCCGGCCGTTCTTGTCGCGCTGCTCGGCTCGCTGGCCGCCGTGTCGTTGACCACGGCCCAGCAACCGCCCCAGGTCTACCGGGACAACTTCTCCGGGCGGGACGTCTCGTTCGTCGCCGGCGACGCCAACATCAAGTACGCCGAGAAAGACCACAAACTGTCCGACGAGCACAACAAGAGCGCGCGCACGTCCGAGTACATCAAGATCGAGGCCACGCCGCCGGCCGGGGCGACGGAAGCCGAATTCGTTCACTACTACTACGAGACGCCGCCGGCCGTTGTGACCGAGCGGATGACGGCGAGCGTGTGGGTCAAAGCCTACCGGGCCGGGGTGCAGATCAAAGCCCGGGTCGTGTTTCCGCGGGAGAAAGACCCGCGGAATCCGGACGCCCCCCTCACGACGCTCATTCCCGGCGAGAAGTACGAAAAAGTCCGCCAGTGGCAGCGGCTCGGGTTCGGCGACCCGGCCGACCAACTCAAGAAGCATTTGCCCGTCCTCCACGCCCGCCTGGGCCGCGCGATCGACCCGACGGACGCCTACGTCGACCGGATCGTGCTGAACGTGTACGCCGGGCCGGGCACCACCGAAGTGTGGGTCGACGACCTCGAAATCGGCCCGACCCGCGGGGACGTCGGCCCCGCGACGACACCGGGCGACCGGCGGGCGGTCGGCGCGGCGGCCGCCAAACGGAACCGGCCGGCGACCAAGGCGGTGCCCGTCGAGTTCGCGGACGGCCAGATTCTGGTCGACGGCGACCCGTTCTTCATGCTCGCGATCCGCCACACCAACACGCCGCTCCACGTTCTGCGGGAGGCCCAGTTCAACACGGTCTGGTTCCCGAACGACGCGACCCCGCAGACGATCGAGGAAGCCATCCGGTACGGGTTCTGGATCGTCCCGACCCTCCCGCTGGACGCCGTCGAGTGGGACGCCCGGAAGCCGAAAAAGCCGGACCCGGAATCGGTCAAGCGGGACGCCGACCGCGTCACCACGTACCTGCGGAAATTCCTCTCCGGCGACGCCGTCCTGATGTGGGACTTCGGGAGCGGGCGGACCAAGGAAGACCTGGAGCGGGTCGTCCGGGCGTCGGACGTCGTCCGCACGTACGACCCGCGGCGGCCCCGGGCGGTCGACCTGTGGGACGGCTACCAGGCTTACTCGTCGTACGTCAACGCGATCGGGGCGCACCGTTGGCCGCTCTTTTCCAGTCTCGAAATGGAAATGTACCGCGAGTGGCTGACCCAGCGCCGCGCCCTGACCGGTCCGGGCAAGCTGGCGTGGACGTGGGTCCAAACCCACCTGCCGGACTGGTACGTTCAACTTCTGACCGGGCGCCCCGACTGCGAATCGTTCGACGACCCGATTGGCCCGCACCCGGAACAAATCCGCATCCTCACTTACTTGAGTATCGCGACCGGGTCTCGGGGACTCGGGTTCTGGTCCGACAAGTTCCTCTCGAACGCGTGCCACGGGCGGGACCGATTGCTCGAACTCGCCTTGTTGAACACCGAAATCGAAATGATCCGGCCGATCCTGTTCGACACGCAGGACGCGGCGACCTGGCTCGATACCAACAAACCGGAAGTCCGCGCGGCACTCTTGCGGGGGCCGAAAGAACTCGTCGTCCTGCCGATCTGGTTGGGCGCCGGGACCCAGTACACGCCGCCCCAGGCCACGGTCTCGGGCCTGACCATCCGCGTCCCGATGGTGCCGGACGGCACCGTCCCGTGGCTGGTGACCGCCGCCGGGGTGAGCGAAATCAAGGACGTCAAACGTGTCGCGGCGGGCACCGAAATCAAGATCGCCGAGTTCGACACGACCGCCATCGTGGTGTTCACCAGTGACTACGGGGTTCAAGGAAAAGTCGTGCGGTGGCAGGACGAAACCCGCTTCAAGATTGGGAACAAGGTCGCCGAGTGGGCGATCCTGCAGGCGAAAGAGCAATACAATAAGGCATTCACCACACACCAGAAAATCATCGCGGCCGGCGGCCCGGACATCCCGGAGGCGGGCGAGTTATTCGCCAAGGCGAAGCAGTACCTGGACGCGGCCGAGGAACTCGCGAACAACAAGCAGTGGGACGTGGCCTACCGCGAGGCCCGCCGGGCGGTCCGGCCGATCCGCGTCCTGATGCGCGCGGACTGGGAGAAGGCCGTCGCCCCGCTCGACACGACGACCGCCAGCCCGTACGCCGTCAGCTTTTACTCGCTCCCGCAGCACTGGCAGTTCGCGCGGGAGGTCGCGGGGTTGGTTCCCGGGCCGAACGGGTTCCCGCACGGCGGCTTCGAACTGAGCCGGCCAGCCCCGACGGAAGGGGCGGCGGTCGCGTCGCTGCCGGGGTGGGAAGTCCGCAAACTGATCCTGGATCAGGTCGACGGGCTGGCCGCGATCATCAACGTCAAAGGGCAGGAAGACCCGCCGCCCGTGCGCACGCCGCCGGGGAAAGGTCGTTACGCGCCACAGAACGTTACTCTCCAACCGCTCGATTACCGGCAGCCGGAGTTCGGCCAGCATTGCCTCCGGCTGTCCATGAGTCCGAAGCGGGAACTCGACAAGGGGGGCAAGGTTCTGCCGCCGCCGTTGGCCGTGGAACGGACGGTGCTGGCCGTCGACAGCCCGCCCGCGACGTTCCCACCGGGGACCATCGTGCGCATCAGTTTCTGGGTGAAGGCGAGTATCGCGGCGTCGGCCGACGGGGTCGTCATATTCGACACCGTCGGCGGCGAACCGCTCGGGGTGCGGGTCCGCGGAACCGCGAAATGGCTGCAGTATCACTTGTACCGCCGGATCCCGGCGTCCGGGAAGATCGCCATGACGTTCGCCCAGACCGGGCTCGGCGCCTCCTACATCGACGATGTCAAAATCGAGCCGATGTATCCGGCCGCGTCAACGGTTCAGGCCCCGGCACCGACTGTGTTAACTCCGGTCGGTGCCACATCCAGCCGGCGCTAGCGCCCGCGCGGTCCGGTCTCGCCGAACGGGTTCCCCGCACTCCACGGAACCACAGGCGACCACGTGACTCAGGATTTCCGGGAGCTTTCCAGATAGGCCTTGAGAAGTTGTCCGCCGGCGTTGACGAGTTGCCGGACGACCTTCTTCGTCCGGCCCGCAAGCGCTTCCAGGTGTAGGGCGCGGAGTAACCCGACCCCGCGGGCCTCGCCCAGAAGACCGGCGATCGTCGTGAGCAATTCGTCCCGCACGCCGAGTTCTTTGCCGGCCGCGGTACAGACCGGGATCACACTCAACACGTTCGCCCCGAACTGCTCCCGCGCGGCCGCACACGCCTCGCGGATTTGAACTTCCTTCGGCCGCGACCCGGCTTCCCAGTCGTAAGGCGGCGCCCACTCCATCGCCGGGCTGAGTAAATCGACGTGCGACAAGACCAGGAGTACGGGCGGCAACTTCAGGTTCGGCGTCGCCGCCACCCCGGCGCGGATGCGGTCGAGGAAATCCACTTCGGGCTTCCGCGCCGCCGACCGGGCCGGGACGACGAGTAACATCACGTCCGCGTGCCGCGCCGCTTCGACGGCCGCCGCCACGTCCGCGTCCGTCGGGCCAGCCTGCCCGAAGCCGGCGGAATCGAGCAGACAGAGTTCGGGTAACCCGGGCTGGCGGAGCTGATATTTCGTGACACCCGCGGTCAGCGGGAGAACGTCCGTCCCGGCCCGGCGGTCGCCCAGGAGCGTGTTCACGAGGCTCGATTTCCCGGCCTTGACCGGCCCCACGACGGCGACCGTGACCGGGGGCACCGTTTCGCCATTTGGGGACTCGGAAGGGGAGCCGGAAGAGGACCCGGAAGGCTCCGGTGGCGCGCTCGGGGCGGGCGAGCCGGTGTCCGGCCCGCTTCCCGCGTGTTCCTGGTGCGGCGCGGTCCCCGGCTCACCGAGCGGCGGAACCTGGTGGAGGGCCATCAGTTCCTGATACCGTTTCGCCCCGACTTTGAGCCGCCCGCTGTTGAGTTCGATGAGATACCGACCGAGTTCGCGTGTGTACGTGGTCTGGAACCACATCATCACGTTTTGTTGGAACCCTTTCGATGCGGGCGCGAGTCCGGCCTTCGTCGCGGCGACCTGGAGGCCGACCTTGATCGGGTCGAAGACCGCGGAGACGGCCCAGTAGATGTTCCGCAGGCGCGGGTACCAGTCGGTCGCCGTGTCGACCGCGTCGCGGAGGCGCTGGATGTCGTTCACGGTCAACAGGTGGCTGCCGGGAACGTACTTGTCCACTAGCTTGTTCATGTCGTGGGCGATCAGTTCTCCGCAGGCGAGGATTTCGGGGAGGGTGAGGTGGCCGAACGGGTCGGTCGCGGTCGGGTTGTAGACGCGGGCGATTTGGAGGGCCAGATCCTGGGCTTCGGCCGCATACCGCTTCAAGTCGCTGAGTTGGTCCGCCGTCACGGTTTTAACCGCATCGACCTGGGCTTCGACCAGTTCCCACGCCCGCTTGTCCCGGTCGGTCCAGTAGCCCGGGAGCGGGTCGGCGGCTGCGCCGCGGACGACCACCTTGGACCGCCGGGTCCAGTACCACATGAGGAGGTACGAGGCGAACCAGCACGCGAACATCGGCCAGTACGCGACGAACGACCACCCGCGGTCCCACAGGTGGTAGGCCCCGGCCGCCGTGAGAAACAGCACCGGCGCGACCGCCAGCACGGTCACGAGCGAGACGCGGAGTTTGATGCGGGTCGGGATCAAGGAAATCATGGTGCCGTTCTCTGGTGGCCGTTCGAGTGGCAAAACCGCCGGCCCACTCGAACGGATGGCGTTGGCTATTCCCGACAATCAAGAACATTCACACTATACCCTGCGCGGTCCGGAATGAGATGCTTCTCCGTACCTGCGAGTGGCGACGGGCTCTCACTCGTCGCAGCCATCAACCGACGACCAGAAATATCTTATTCTGAACCGCGTAAAGTATAACAGCGGCCGTGGGTTCGTGCCGGACGAATCACGGCCGTGGCGTGCGGTTCGGGAACCCGATTCTACGGGACGCGCAGCTCTGCCGCGCCGCCGCCCTTGTTCGACGGGGCGGGCGACCCCGTCGCGGCGCCACTCTTGTTTTCCGGGACGGGCGTATCCTCCCCCTCCCCTGCACCGCCCTTGTTTGCCACGCGGGTGAGCCGAATGCTGCTTCGTTGGGCGAGGATCTCGTTTTCGAGAGTCCCCGGAGGGTTTTTCCGCCAGGCGGTGTTGGTCAGCGCTTGCCGGCGACCTTCCTCGAACATCCGCGACATCTCGCCCGGGTCGAACTTGGTGCTGTCCGTGGGCGCCTGGAAATCGGCCGGGATGGACGCCAGGTGGTAATTCATGCCGGCCAGGATCGACGCCGTGTAAAGCCGGATTAATTCCACCCGCGTCTCGGCGTCGATCAGTGTGGATACGCCGCTCGACGCGATCTGGACCACCCGCGCTTTCACCTGGTGCGGGTCGGCATAAAGTTTCCCCGCGACGATGATATAAAGGTCGGACCCGTACAAGAAGTCGGCCGGCGGGCGCGTCCGGTACTCGGGTGGCACTTGCGGCGGCCGCAAAAACACGTTCTGGCTCACCCCGCCGTCGACGTGGCGCTCGATCAGTTGCCGCCCGTCCACTTCGACCGGGATCTCGGTCGGCGGGAAGAAGGCCGGAATCGCCGCCGAGGCGAGCATCACCTTGGCGATCAGTTCCCGCGCCCCGGGTTCGTTGTTGGCGGCAATCGCTCCCACGTCCCAGATCACCGGCCGTCGGCCGTCCAGGTCGGTCGTTCCGACGTATAACCGCCGCCCCTTCCGGTGTTCTTCGGCCAACCGGGCCATCGTCGCCGGGGTCAGAATCCGGTCGATCTGCTGGGCGAGCGGGGTGTTGTCGGCCAGCGAGTCGGAGAGCAGCGACCGGACCCCGCGCTTCTTGGTGTAGATGTCTTCGGTCTTGAGGGTGGTGTACACCCGCCTCAACTCGCAGTCGTAGTCCGGGCCGAGAAACGTGAGCCCGGCGATCAACGCGCCTGTGCTGACGCCCGTGATGGAGTCGAACGCGGGGCGGGTTCCGGCCTCGGTCCATCCGACCAGGAGTCCGGCTTGGAAGGCACCGAAGGTTCCGCCACCGGAGAGAGCCAGACACGTCTTCTTGGGCGGGATGACGGCCGGTTTTTGCGACGTGCGGATTCGCTCCCCCACCCGGAAAAGGTCTCGCGCCACCGGCAGGGTCGGGGCGTCTCCGTATCCGTGCGGGTCCACCAACTCGTTCGGCGGTATCCCGACCGAGACGGGCGTGGGGGTTTGCGACAGGGCCCCACAACCAGCCAGAAGGCCGATCAACACACTCGCTGCAAGCAGCTGGATTGTCGAGCGAGACACGGTTGAGGCTCGATCGTTACATAAAATGGCCGTGTAACACATGCGATTGTTTCGACCGCGCAAGGCCCCCAAGTTCACTCAATCCCGTTTCTCCGCCAGCCTGCTGGTTGAATACTGCGCCCTGCCTTCCCGGCTCTGAGGCAGGCCGCAACTTCTCACAAGCGAAATGACAGCTCCATCCCGCGAGAGCGGGTGCCCTCCGTAATTTCGCGTGCGTGACCACTGGCGCTGGCTCTGGCCCGCTTCCCTTTCGCCTCGTCAGGCCGCGTTGATGCGGTCAACAAGCGAAAGGTTTCGGTATGTCCCAAGTCCAGTATTCGTTGCAGTTTCCGTCGATCCCGTCTACAAATGAGATCGAACCAACTCATGTCCCTGTGATGGCCAAATCTGCTGGGTTTTAAGGCGCTTTTGGGCGATGCCTTCGGCCCGCGTACTTCAGGAGTTCCGTCGCTACGCGACCGGCTTTGCCGCCCTTACGCCCGCTATCGCAGAAGCGGGAATGTGACCCAAAACGGATTCCAGCAACACCTCGTTGATGCCATAACATCTGTCTGCCGAAGCGGTTCTGCGATGGGTGGCATTCTTCTCACGAAAAGTAGTCGCTCCTCTTTTTTTCGTGCAGGGAAATCGCCCGTCAGCGGATCATACTTGGAGGAACGACTTCCAAAGGG
This is a stretch of genomic DNA from Fimbriiglobus ruber. It encodes these proteins:
- a CDS encoding DUF1559 domain-containing protein, which produces MDLRSRDGVLYRDSAVRFSDITDGTSQTLLAGERPPSPDFQYGWWYTGLGQLRTGSLDMVLGVNEANRMASVFDLCPPGHYSFQQGRLDNPCDRFHLWSPHPSGANFAFADGSVKFLGYSAAPALPALSTRAAGDSVPAFD
- a CDS encoding ISKra4 family transposase, which gives rise to MTALGTLRFGRQYTTTADGGHFLADDTLGIDGYVSPAAERMAVFAGTRDSFAHAQQTLRELCGWHLDDEVIRQLTHAAARRATAHRETRTDDERMARAPGDLEVAIDAGKVNTDTGWRDVKLAVFCRRKAGPPVGLDQWKDRTLPTPSVRAVVAAIEEASAFAGRVRAESDRLNVTTAADITVLGDGAEWIWNLSAAVVPQAAGVLDAFHAIAHVADAVKAIWTEPSAAAERIATGRRALLGQGKVGIETWIADRFGELPAGADGEPLIGLAAYLLPHATRLEYASRLARGRSIGSGLVEGSITQFVNRRLKQTGAKWKVAHVGPLVELAALIDTPDWNTLWVAA
- a CDS encoding GTPase family protein, coding for MISLIPTRIKLRVSLVTVLAVAPVLFLTAAGAYHLWDRGWSFVAYWPMFACWFASYLLMWYWTRRSKVVVRGAAADPLPGYWTDRDKRAWELVEAQVDAVKTVTADQLSDLKRYAAEAQDLALQIARVYNPTATDPFGHLTLPEILACGELIAHDMNKLVDKYVPGSHLLTVNDIQRLRDAVDTATDWYPRLRNIYWAVSAVFDPIKVGLQVAATKAGLAPASKGFQQNVMMWFQTTYTRELGRYLIELNSGRLKVGAKRYQELMALHQVPPLGEPGTAPHQEHAGSGPDTGSPAPSAPPEPSGSSSGSPSESPNGETVPPVTVAVVGPVKAGKSSLVNTLLGDRRAGTDVLPLTAGVTKYQLRQPGLPELCLLDSAGFGQAGPTDADVAAAVEAARHADVMLLVVPARSAARKPEVDFLDRIRAGVAATPNLKLPPVLLVLSHVDLLSPAMEWAPPYDWEAGSRPKEVQIREACAAAREQFGANVLSVIPVCTAAGKELGVRDELLTTIAGLLGEARGVGLLRALHLEALAGRTKKVVRQLVNAGGQLLKAYLESSRKS
- a CDS encoding patatin-like phospholipase family protein, with the translated sequence MSRSTIQLLAASVLIGLLAGCGALSQTPTPVSVGIPPNELVDPHGYGDAPTLPVARDLFRVGERIRTSQKPAVIPPKKTCLALSGGGTFGAFQAGLLVGWTEAGTRPAFDSITGVSTGALIAGLTFLGPDYDCELRRVYTTLKTEDIYTKKRGVRSLLSDSLADNTPLAQQIDRILTPATMARLAEEHRKGRRLYVGTTDLDGRRPVIWDVGAIAANNEPGARELIAKVMLASAAIPAFFPPTEIPVEVDGRQLIERHVDGGVSQNVFLRPPQVPPEYRTRPPADFLYGSDLYIIVAGKLYADPHQVKARVVQIASSGVSTLIDAETRVELIRLYTASILAGMNYHLASIPADFQAPTDSTKFDPGEMSRMFEEGRRQALTNTAWRKNPPGTLENEILAQRSSIRLTRVANKGGAGEGEDTPVPENKSGAATGSPAPSNKGGGAAELRVP